In one window of Pseudomonadota bacterium DNA:
- the uvrA gene encoding excinuclease ABC subunit UvrA gives MTKKSFLRIQGAREHNLKNISIDIPKNELVVITGLSGSGKSSLAFDTLYAEGQRRYVESLSAYARQFLELMQKPDVDAIEGLSPAISIEQKTTSNNPRSTVGTVTEIYDYLRLLFARIGVPYSPATNLPIESQTIDQMIDLIIKGYKDQKILLLAPVIRGRKGEYKKELTDFRKKGFGRVKIDGTLYEIENVPNLSKNQKHDISIVVDRVIVTEGIERRLADTIETILELSDGLLIVENADTGATQLFSSQFSCPVSGFTLEEIEPRLFSFNNPYGACSACDGLGVKLDMDPHLVVPNRGLSLMEGAIAPWSHAFSDYYVQTLESLARHYKFKMTTAFAFLPEHVQNILLYGSGKEKISFHYRENFKKYSLSKPFEGVIPNLTRRFIETESSSIREDIARYQSTHPCEACQGYRLKPEALCVKLKGLHIGQITAFSIQETLAWITDLSQELSGQKQAIGARILKEIYDRLGFLVSVGLGYLSLSRTSGTLSGGEGQRIRLASQIGSGLTGVLYVLDEPSIGLHQRDNAKLLTTLKRLRDLGNSVLVVEHDEDAMREADYLIDMGPGAGVHGGEIMAAGTPKEVINNPKSLTGQYLKGHKSIPLPNERRTAKKDQWISLKKASGNNLKNVSIDIPLGTLTCLTGVSGSGKSTLIIETLYKSLARILGSSTDIPLPYEKIEGLEFIDKVIDIDQSPIGRTPRSNPATYTGAFTPIREWFAQLPEAKARGYKAGRFSFNVKGGRCEACEGEGLIKIEMHFLPDVYVTCDQCKGKRYNRDTLDIHYKGKSIADILAMTVEEAADFFSAHPSLKDKFEILKKVGLGYIHLGQSATTLSGGEAQRIKLSKELSRRSTGQTIYILDEPTTGLHFEDVRKLLDVLNALVNQGNTVLVIEHNLEVIKTADWILDMGPEGGNDGGYLVAFGTPETVAKNPKSHTGHYLKPYLKKIFP, from the coding sequence ATGACTAAAAAATCTTTTCTTCGTATTCAAGGAGCGCGTGAGCACAATCTTAAGAATATTAGTATTGATATTCCAAAAAATGAACTCGTTGTAATTACTGGGCTCAGCGGATCAGGGAAATCTTCCCTCGCTTTTGACACACTTTATGCTGAGGGACAACGCCGCTATGTAGAAAGCCTCTCTGCTTATGCAAGGCAGTTTTTAGAATTGATGCAAAAACCAGATGTAGATGCCATCGAAGGCCTTTCTCCTGCAATATCCATTGAACAAAAAACAACGTCAAACAATCCGCGTTCGACTGTTGGAACTGTTACAGAAATATATGATTATTTAAGGCTTCTTTTTGCGCGTATCGGTGTCCCCTATTCGCCTGCAACGAATCTTCCGATTGAAAGCCAAACAATTGATCAAATGATTGATTTGATTATTAAAGGATATAAAGATCAAAAAATTTTACTTCTTGCTCCTGTTATTCGCGGTCGAAAAGGAGAATATAAAAAAGAATTAACAGATTTTAGAAAAAAAGGATTTGGTCGCGTTAAAATTGATGGCACTCTTTATGAAATTGAAAATGTCCCAAATCTTTCTAAAAATCAAAAACATGATATTTCAATTGTCGTCGATCGAGTTATTGTGACAGAAGGCATTGAGCGTCGTCTTGCAGATACGATTGAAACAATCCTAGAACTTTCAGACGGGCTTCTCATTGTTGAAAATGCAGACACCGGAGCAACCCAACTTTTCTCATCTCAATTTTCTTGCCCCGTATCGGGGTTTACACTGGAAGAAATTGAACCGCGCCTTTTTTCTTTCAACAATCCTTATGGAGCTTGCTCGGCCTGTGACGGCCTGGGTGTTAAACTTGATATGGACCCTCATCTTGTTGTTCCCAATCGAGGGCTCTCCCTCATGGAAGGTGCTATTGCACCTTGGTCACATGCTTTTAGTGATTATTATGTTCAAACTTTAGAAAGTCTTGCACGCCATTATAAATTTAAAATGACAACTGCTTTTGCCTTTCTTCCAGAACATGTTCAAAATATCCTTCTTTATGGGAGTGGAAAAGAAAAAATTTCTTTCCATTATCGTGAAAATTTTAAAAAATATTCCCTCTCAAAGCCTTTTGAAGGCGTTATCCCAAATTTAACCCGTCGATTTATTGAAACTGAAAGCAGCAGTATTCGAGAAGACATCGCACGCTATCAATCCACCCATCCTTGTGAAGCATGTCAAGGATATCGCCTCAAGCCAGAAGCTCTTTGCGTAAAACTAAAAGGACTTCATATTGGACAAATAACGGCTTTCTCTATCCAAGAAACGCTTGCATGGATAACAGATTTATCTCAAGAGCTTTCGGGGCAAAAACAAGCCATTGGCGCACGTATTTTAAAAGAAATATATGATCGATTAGGGTTCTTAGTAAGTGTGGGACTTGGATACCTCTCTCTTTCGAGAACATCCGGAACATTATCGGGAGGAGAAGGTCAACGTATTCGACTTGCTTCCCAAATTGGCTCAGGACTTACCGGTGTTCTTTATGTTTTAGATGAGCCTTCCATTGGCCTTCATCAGCGTGACAATGCAAAACTTTTGACAACTTTAAAACGCCTCAGAGATCTTGGAAATTCGGTTCTTGTTGTTGAACATGATGAAGATGCCATGAGAGAAGCCGACTATCTTATTGATATGGGACCTGGTGCGGGTGTTCATGGTGGAGAAATTATGGCTGCAGGCACTCCTAAAGAAGTCATTAATAATCCCAAGAGCTTAACAGGTCAATATCTTAAGGGACACAAATCTATTCCTCTTCCAAATGAACGTCGCACAGCCAAAAAGGATCAATGGATTTCTCTTAAAAAAGCCTCCGGAAATAACCTTAAAAATGTAAGCATAGATATTCCTCTTGGGACACTTACGTGTCTGACCGGGGTCTCAGGCTCTGGAAAATCTACTTTAATTATTGAAACACTCTATAAATCTCTTGCACGTATTCTTGGATCTTCAACAGATATCCCTCTGCCTTATGAAAAAATTGAAGGTCTCGAATTTATTGATAAAGTCATTGACATTGATCAATCTCCCATTGGAAGAACACCAAGATCTAATCCTGCAACTTACACAGGTGCTTTTACGCCTATTCGTGAATGGTTTGCACAGCTTCCTGAAGCAAAAGCACGCGGGTATAAAGCTGGCCGATTTTCTTTTAATGTCAAAGGAGGACGCTGCGAAGCCTGTGAAGGTGAAGGTCTGATTAAGATCGAAATGCACTTTCTTCCGGATGTTTATGTTACATGTGATCAGTGTAAAGGCAAACGGTATAATCGTGATACGCTTGATATCCATTATAAAGGAAAGTCTATTGCTGATATTCTTGCCATGACGGTTGAAGAAGCAGCTGATTTCTTTAGCGCTCACCCAAGTCTTAAAGATAAATTTGAGATTCTTAAAAAAGTAGGGCTTGGCTATATTCATCTCGGTCAATCTGCCACCACGCTTTCTGGAGGGGAAGCGCAACGCATTAAACTTTCAAAAGAGCTTTCAAGAAGATCAACAGGACAAACCATTTACATTCTTGATGAGCCAACAACTGGCTTACATTTTGAAGATGTTCGAAAGCTTTTGGATGTTCTCAATGCCCTTGTTAATCAAGGAAATACCGTCCTTGTTATTGAGCACAATCTTGAAGTTATTAAAACAGCTGACTGGATATTAGATATGGGACCAGAAGGCGGAAATGACGGAGGGTATCTTGTTGCTTTTGGAACCCCTGAAACTGTTGCTAAGAATCCAAAAAGTCATACAGGACATTATCTCAAGCCTTATCTTAAAAAAATATTTCCTTAA